One Tripterygium wilfordii isolate XIE 37 chromosome 10, ASM1340144v1, whole genome shotgun sequence DNA segment encodes these proteins:
- the LOC120008106 gene encoding histone acetyltransferase HAC1-like has translation MNVQAYMSGQISGQVTNQPGLPQQNVNAQMPNFAAAGGGRGVPVGGTQNNLFNMGPEIIQAREGMRERIFEMFEHRQPQPFSEAQKQRFIDVAKRIEEGLFKTALTKEEYLNLQTLESRIATMIKRPHASSHNQRYPQLVNSSSSSIGTMIPTPGMSHVGNSNLMVSSAVDTSMISASVSDSMPPMAVNAGSMLPTGGMHGGSFNRSDGFLANGYQQLPANFSIGSGENMPSVGMQRMASQMIPTPGFSSNNNQSYVNMESSNNGGGFSTVDSTMVTHPQQQKQYVGSQNSRILQNLGSQMGSGIRSGLHQKPYGLSNGALNGGLGMIGGNTQLVNESGTSEGYPAATPYATSPKTLQHQFDHHQRAVMQGDGYGYGMSNVDSFGSGNFYGAVTSVGSMMNSQNLGSMSMSKTNSSMMSNQSNLHSAQQALPVKREPIDQSEKMSFQSSSLLQSNQHHQFQQQAHHFQQQQQFVQQQQKQQNQQLQHLLNNDTYGQSKLPSNLGSQVKHEPGAEHQNGALQSQSSEHLQLSALQNQFQQNSAEDRLRGPQQFSVASGQHDIHSSLLQNSHQMQQTLHPHQLVSDSQTEFSSLPVVSQSDPLLQGQWHTPSLDRSHIPGNMSHDQHVQEDFHQRISGKDEAQCNNLSSEGSAIGQTGSSGIPAMPPNSNGATFRLSNGNDHRNQQKWLLFLRHARRCAAPEGKCMEIHCSIVQKLSRHMERCNSPQCHYPRCQHTKTLVHHHKHCRDPVCPVCGPVKNYIQAQFKARALSGTDSNIPSSNGFARSYDPGENSARPISQAPSAIEKSEDHQTSLKRMKIEQSSQSLISESEKPVVLPSPISEPHLSQDHQCQDYQNGDVPVKLELMEAKMEVPVGSSQGSPHISEIKKENAHDIGNTRLDSQSNVCDEPAGAASKRESMKVDKEIEQPMVENATQPAENAAGTKSGKSKVKGVSLTELFTPEQVREHITGLRQWVGQSKSKAEKNQAMEHSMSENSCQLCAVEKLTFEPPPIYCTPCGARIKRNAMYYTMGVGDTRHYFCIPCYNEARGDAIVVDGTAIPKARLEKKKNDEETEEWWVQCDKCEAWQHQICTLFNGRRNDGGQAEYTCPNCYIEEVERGERKPLPQSAVLGAKDLPRTILSDQIEQRLFRRLKQERQERAKREGKSFDEVIGAEALVVRVVSSVDKKLEVKQRFLEIFREENYPTEFPYKSKVVLLFQKIEGVEVCLFGMYVQEFGSECAFPNQRRVYLSYLDSVKYFRPEIKAVTGEALRTFVYHEILIGYLEYCKKRGFTSCYIWACPPLKGEDYILYCHPEIQKTPKSDKLREWYLAMLRKAGKENIVVDLTNLYDHFFISTGECKAKVTAARLPYFDGDYWPGAAEDLIYQMHQEEDGRKQNKKGTTKKTITKRALKASGQSDLSGNASKDLLLMHKLGETISPMKEDFIMVHLQHCCNHCCLLMVSGTRWVCNQCKNFQMCEKCYDAEQRREERERHPVNQREKHAFYPAEITDVPADTKDKDEILESEFFDTRQAFLSLCQGNHYQYDTLRRAKHSSMMVLYHLHNPTAPAFVTTCHVCHLDIETGQGWRCEVCPDYDVCNACYQKDGGIDHPHKLTNHPSVAERDAQNKEARQMRVVQLRKMLDLLVHASQCRSPHCQYPNCRKVKGLFRHGMQCRIRASGGCVLCKKMWYLLQLHARACKESECHVPRCRDLKEHLRRLQQQSDSRRRAAVMEMMRQRAAEVANAG, from the exons ATGAATGTGCAGGCCTATATGTCGGGGCAGATCTCCGGCCAGGTTACCAATCAGCCTGGCCTGCCCCAGCAGAATGTCAATGCTCAGATGCCGAATTTCGCTGCTGCTGGTGGTGGTAGGGGTGTTCCTGTTGGAGGTACacaaaataatttgttcaatatGGGCCCAGAGATCATCCAAGCTCGTGAAGGCATGAGAGAGAGGAT CTTTGAGATGTTTGAACATCGTCAGCCACAGCCTTTTAGTGAAGCACAAAAGCAAAGGTTTATAGATGTTGCAAAACGCATAGAGGAGGGCTTATTTAAAACCGCTCTTACAAAG GAAGAGTATTTGAATCTTCAAACGTTGGAGAGTCGTATTGCTACTATGATCAAGCGGCCACATGCAAGTAGCCATAACCAGCGATATCCACAGCTTGTTAATTCCTCATCCTCCTCCATTGGCACTATGATACCAACCCCTGGAATGTCGCACGTGGGAAACTCGAATTTGATGGTTAGCTCTGCTGTAGATACTTCAATGATTTCTGCCAGTGTTAGCGATAGCATGCCACCTATGGCTGTCAATGCTGGAAGCATGTTGCCAACTGGTGGAATGCATGGTGGCTCGTTTAATAGATCTGATG gaTTTTTAGCAAATGGATATCAGCAATTGCCTGCCAATTTCTCCATCGGCTCTGGAGAAAACATGCCATCAGTGGGTATGCAAAGAATGGCAAGCCAAATGATTCCCACGCCTGGATTTAGTAGCAACAATAATCAGTCTTACGTGAATATGGAGTCTTCTAACAATGGTGGTGGCTTTTCGACTGTTGATTCTACAATGGTCACACATCCACAGCAGCAAAAGCAGTATGTTGGTAGTCAAAATAGCCGTATATTGCAGAACCTTGGTAGCCAAATGGGTAGTGGTATTAGGTCAGGCTTGCATCAAAAACCTTATGGGTTGTCGAATGGTGCTTTAAATGGTGGGCTGGGAATGATTGGGGGTAATACGCAACTTGTAAATGAATCTGGAACGTCTGAGGGATATCCGGCAGCTACGCCATATGCTACTTCACCTAAAACCTTGCAACACCAATTTGATCACCATCAGCGAGCAGTAATGCAGG GtgatggatatggatatggaaTGAGCAATGTTGATTCTTTTGGGTCTGGAAACTTCTATGGCGCTGTAACATCTGTTGGATCCATGATGAATAGTCAGAACTTGGGTTCAATGTCTATGTCCAAAACCAACTCGTCCATGATGAGTAATCAGTCAAATTTACATAGTGCACAACAGGCTCTACCTGTGAAACGTGAACCCATTGATCAATCTGAAAAGATGAGCTTTCAGTCTTCCAGTCTCTTACAATCTAATCAACATCACCAGTTTCAGCAGCAGGCTCATCACtttcaacaacaacagcaatttgtccaacaacaacaaaagcagCAAAATCAGCAGCTACAGCATTTGTTAAATAATGATACCTATGGTCAGTCAAAGCTGCCGTCGAATCTTGGCAGTCAGGTGAAGCATGAGCCTGGAGCAGAGCACCAGAATGGAGCTCTACAATCTCAATCCTCTGAGCATCTCCAACTCTCTGCCTTACAGAACCAATTCCAGCAAAATTCTGCTGAAGATCGCTTAAGGGGTCCTCAACAATTCTCTGTTGCATCTGGCCAGCATGATATCCACTCATCACTATTGCAAAACTCCCATCAAATGCAACAAACGTTGCACCCACATCAGTTGGTTTCAGATTCTCAAACTGAATTTAGCTCTCTTCCTGTTGTGTCACAATCAGACCCCCTACTGCAGGGTCAATGGCATACTCCATCACTTGACAGGAGTCATATACCAGGAAATATGTCACATGATCAGCATGTTCAAGAGGATTTCCATCAGAGGATATCTGGGAAAGACGAAGCTCAGTGTAATAACTTATCTTCGGAAGGTTCTGCTATTGGTCAAACTGGTTCTTCTGGGATCCCAGCAATGCCCCCAAATTCCAATGGAGCCACATTTAGACTTTCCAATGGAAACGATCATAGGAATCAGCAGAAGTGGCTTCTGTTCTTGCGCCATGCTCGTCGATGTGCAGCGCCTGAAGGAAAATGTATGGAAATTCATTGCAGTATTGTACAAAAATTGTCGAGACACATGGAAAGATGCAATTCACCTCAATGCCACTATCCTCGTTGCCAACATACCAAGACATTGGTTCATCATCATAAGCATTGCAGGGACCCTGTTTGCCCGGTTTGTGGTCCTGTCAAGAATTATATCCAGGCACAATTCAAGGCACGTGCTCTTTCGGGCACTGATTCTAACATCCCCAGTTCTAATGGATTTGCTAGATCATATGATCCTGGAGAAAATTCAGCTAGGCCAATTTCGCAAGCACCATCAGCTATTGAAAAGTCAGAAGATCATCAGACATCCTTAAAACGCATGAAGATAGAGCAGTCCTCCCAATCTCTCATATCGGAGAGTGAAAAACCTGTGGTATTACCTTCACCAATCAGTGAACCCCATCTATCACAGGATCATCAGTGCCAAGATTACCAGAATGGTGATGTACCTGTTAAACTTGAGTTAATGGAAGCGAAGATGGAAGTACCTGTGGGTTCTAGTCAAGGGAGTCCTCATATCAGTGAGATCAAGAAGGAAAATGCACATGATATTGGAAATACGAGGCTCGACTCTCAATCTAATGTTTGCGATGAGCCTGCTGGTGCAGCTAGTAAACGAGAGAGCATGAAAGTGGATAAAGAGATTGAACAACCTATGGTAGAAAATGCCACTCAGCCGGCTGAAAATGCTGCTGGAACGAAATCTGGGAAGTCCAAAGTAAAAGGTGTTTCATTGACTGAACTGTTCACTCCAGAGCAAGTTAGGGAGCATATTACAGGCCTTCGGCAGTGGGTTGGCCAG AGTAAATCAAAGGCAGAAAAAAATCAAGCCATGGAGCATTCTATGAGCGAGAACTCTTGTCAATTGTGTGCTGTTGAGAAACTTACGTTTGAACCACCTCCTATCTATTGCACACCATGTGGTGCACGGATTAAACGAAACGCAATGTACTACACAATGGGAGTTGGTGATACACGGCATTATTTCTGTATCCCATGCTATAATGAGGCTCGTGGGGATGCTATTGTTGTTGATGGTACTGCCATTCCAAAGGCACGgcttgagaagaagaaaaatgatgagGAGACAGAAGAATGG TGGGTTCAATGTGATAAGTGTGAAGCTTGGCAGCACCAAATATGTACTTTGTTTAATGGCCGAAGGAATGATGGTGGCCAAGCTGAATATACTTGTCCTAATTGCTATATAGAAGAGGTTGAAAGAGGAGAGCGTAAGCCCTTACCACAGAGCGCTGTTCTTGGAGCAAAAGATTTACCAAGAACAATCCTTAGTGACCAAATAGAACAGAGGTTATTCAGAAGGCTGAAGCAAGAACGACAAGAGAGGGCGAAGCGTGAAGGAAAAAGTTTTGATGAG GTTATTGGAGCAGAAGCACTTGTGGTTCGGGTTGTTTCATCGGTTGACAAAAAACTTGAAGTAAAGCAGCGATTCCTTGAAATTTTTCGAGAAGAGAATTACCCAACAGAGTTCCCATATAAATCCAAG GTAGTTTTGTTGTTTCAGAAAATTGAAGGTGTGGAAGTATGCCTGTTTGGCATGTATGTTCAAGAATTCGGATCCGAATGTGCTTTTCCAAATCAACGTCGTGTTTATCTTTCATACCTGGATTCTGTCAAGTACTTTAGACCTGAGATCAAAGCAGTCACTGGGGAGGCTCTCCGTACTTTTGTATATCATGAAATTCTG ATTGGATACCTGGAGTACTGCAAGAAACGGGGATTTACTAGTTGCTATATATGGGCTTGCCCTCCTTTAAAGGGTGaagattatatattatattgccATCCTGAAATTCAAAAGACACCAAAATCTGATAAACTTCGAGAATG GTACCTGGCAATGTTAAGAAAAGCTGGAAAGGAAAATATTGTCGTTGATCTCACTAATTTGTATGACCATTTCTTCATATCTACTGGTGAATGTAAGGCGAAGGTAACAGCAGCTAGGTTACCATACTTTGATGGTGACTATTGGCCTGGTGCTGCAGAGgatttaatttatcaaatgcATCAAGAAGAAGATGGCCGAAAACAGAATAAGAAAGGGACCACCAAGAAAACTATAACAAAAAGGGCTCTAAAAGCATCAGGTCAGTCTGATCTTTCTGGAAATGCGTCAAAGGATCTGTTACTGATGCATAAG CTTGGCGAGACTATTTCTCCCATGAAGGAAGATTTTATCATGGTTCATTTGCAACATTGCTGTAACCATTGTTGTCTTCTTATGGTATCTGGAACTCGTTGGGTTTGCAACCAGTGCAAAAACTTTCAGATGTGTGAGAA GTGTTATGACGCAGAACAAAGGcgtgaagaaagagagagacatcCTGTTAATCAGAGGGAGAAACATGCATTCTATCCA GCGGAGATAACTGATGTACCTGCTGATACTAAGGATAAAGATGAGATTCTTGAAAGTGAATTCTTTGACACCAGGCAGGCATTTCTAAGTCTCTGTCAAGGAAACCACTATCAGTATGATACTTTACGGCGAGCTAAACATTCATCAATGATGGTCCTTTACCATCTTCACAATCCAACTGCTCCAGCTTTTGTGACGACATGCCATGTATGCCATCTTGACATTGAGACTGGCCAAGGTTGGCGCTGTGAAGTTTGCCCCGATTATGATGTATGCAATGCTTGTTACCAAAAGGATGGAGGAATCGATCATCCTCATAAGTTGACAAATCATCCATCCGTGGCTGAGCGTGATGCTCAAAATAAAGAAGCTAGGCAGATGCGTGTCGTACAG CTTAGGAAAATGCTTGATCTTCTGGTGCACGCATCTCAGTGTCGTTCTCCACATTGCCAATATCCAAATTGTCGTAAGGTGAAGGGGCTCTTCCGGCATGGGATGCAATGCAGGATACGTGCATCTGGAGGATGTGTTCTTTGTAAGAAGATGTGGTATCTATTGCAACTTCATGCAAGGGCATGCAAAGAATCTGAATGCCATGTGCCACGTTGCAG AGATCTAAAAGAACATTTAAGGAGGCTGCAGCAGCAGTCTGATTCTCGGCGAAGGGCTGCTGTGATGGAGATGATGAGACAAAGAGCTGCCGAGGTTGCCAACGCTGGTTAA
- the LOC120008107 gene encoding uncharacterized protein LOC120008107: MDIQIRVGGISSRSRAFCSRNSNSQPQDPKRNGNREEGGKFSTDWDKAWTSFKKRGKNNLFSQFSPNKYVSWNPKRSNYPLSEEIDPIKKTERSNLMLWTSPRFTLAGAIVLVTFLLVYTILSPVK, encoded by the exons ATGGATATTCAGATTCGAGTGGGTGGCATATCATCTCGCAGCCGAGCTTTCTGTTCCAGAAACAGCAACTCTCAGCCTCAGGACCCCAAACGAAACGGCAACAGGGAGGAGG GTGGTAAGTTCTCAACGGACTGGGACAAGGCCTGGACAAGCTTCAAGAAGCGAGGGAAAAACAACCTCTTCTCACAGTTTTCTCCAAACAAGTATGTGAGCTGGAACCCTAAGCGATCAAACTACCCTCTCTCAGAGGAGATTGATCCCATCAAGAAAACAGAGAGGTCAAATCTAATGTTATGGACAAGTCCAAGATTTACACTTGCAGGAGCAATTGTCCTGGTCACATTTCTTTTGGTCTACACCATCCTTTCACCGGTTAAGTGA